From Lujinxingia litoralis, one genomic window encodes:
- a CDS encoding OmpP1/FadL family transporter — protein sequence MRSKVFMFKPSSPQFSACGLLLALATLSSVLLSASPARAAGFFLPTRGVASTGRAAASVAPHSADLDALWYNPAGLTLLEERALLVDFALLGSQVTFSRAPRQMSDGSTRTYDPVQNQAPPNAIPQVLVGGPTPLPGLYWAAGAYTPYAPAYRYPVDGAQRYVLVDNTGSALGYLHLAVGYQINETLSVGLGLQNFMGLFRVVSTGSGYAGMFGDPEDPDLDILAESTVSSFFAPTANLGATWRPHRQWTLGLSLQLPAILRDKNATIDTRMPSHPAYDNARASGNKASITVPFPLHARLGVRHATERFNVELALVYQRWSTLNEIEVSPDEVEIQGVPGIGAMPVAPFVLPQRFRDSLSVHLGGEYRLSPRFLARGGYAFERGAVPDETYSVFALDPDKHLVTLGGGVALSPRLHLDLSAAAIIMPTRTITTSEVRQINPSDEHDEITLVVGNGTYEHWGYIAGLSARYLF from the coding sequence ATGCGATCGAAGGTTTTTATGTTCAAGCCATCTTCTCCACAGTTTAGCGCCTGCGGGCTTCTCCTGGCGCTGGCCACCCTGAGCTCGGTGCTATTGAGCGCCTCCCCGGCCCGGGCCGCCGGGTTCTTTCTGCCGACCCGCGGGGTTGCCTCCACCGGACGCGCCGCCGCCTCGGTGGCCCCGCACTCCGCCGATCTCGATGCCCTCTGGTACAACCCGGCCGGGCTCACCCTGCTTGAGGAGCGCGCGCTCCTGGTCGACTTCGCGCTCCTGGGCTCCCAGGTCACCTTCAGCCGCGCGCCGCGCCAGATGTCCGACGGGTCTACCCGCACCTACGATCCGGTGCAAAACCAGGCCCCGCCCAACGCCATCCCCCAGGTGCTCGTCGGCGGTCCCACCCCGCTGCCCGGGCTCTACTGGGCGGCCGGCGCCTACACCCCCTACGCCCCGGCCTACCGCTACCCGGTCGACGGGGCCCAGCGCTACGTGCTGGTCGACAACACCGGCTCGGCCCTGGGCTACCTGCACCTGGCCGTGGGCTACCAGATCAACGAGACCCTCTCGGTGGGCCTGGGCCTGCAGAACTTCATGGGGCTCTTTCGGGTCGTCTCCACCGGCTCGGGCTACGCCGGCATGTTCGGCGACCCGGAAGATCCCGATCTCGATATCCTGGCCGAGTCCACCGTCTCCAGCTTCTTTGCTCCCACGGCCAACCTGGGGGCTACCTGGCGCCCCCACCGCCAGTGGACGCTGGGGCTCTCGTTGCAGCTCCCGGCCATCCTGCGCGATAAAAACGCCACGATCGACACCCGGATGCCCTCCCACCCGGCCTACGACAACGCCCGGGCCTCCGGCAATAAGGCCTCCATCACCGTCCCCTTCCCGCTGCACGCTCGCCTGGGCGTTCGCCACGCCACCGAGCGCTTTAACGTGGAGCTGGCCCTGGTCTACCAGCGCTGGTCCACGTTGAACGAGATCGAGGTCAGCCCCGACGAGGTCGAGATCCAGGGCGTCCCGGGCATCGGCGCCATGCCGGTGGCCCCCTTTGTGCTCCCTCAGCGCTTTCGCGACAGCCTCTCGGTGCACCTGGGCGGCGAATACCGCCTGAGCCCGCGCTTTCTGGCGCGCGGAGGCTACGCCTTTGAACGCGGGGCCGTACCCGATGAGACCTACAGCGTCTTTGCCCTGGACCCCGACAAGCACCTGGTCACCCTGGGCGGCGGCGTGGCGCTGAGCCCGCGCCTGCACCTCGACCTGAGCGCGGCGGCCATCATCATGCCCACCCGCACCATCACCACCTCCGAGGTGCGCCAGATCAATCCCTCCGACGAACACGACGAGATCACCCTGGTCGTGGGCAACGGCACCTACGAACACTGGGGCTACATCGCCGGCCTGAGCGCCCGCTACCTCTTCTGA
- a CDS encoding efflux RND transporter periplasmic adaptor subunit: protein MRRGSASCRPDKEEGDQMVQTRVKVGAVLLAGLLMIGGCSSEEASGGPKGPKGPKMGGNVTRVSVETVPVAQGEFAVQGDFAGEFQSEGMAELSAEVAGRVTTLNVNIGDAVEEGQVLAEVDATPTRQRVRELGASVQMSRASLEEARVNLANLRRDLERKEPLLSRQMITEREVEELRSQVSAAEQRVAVAEATIAQNQARQASAREDLSNTKIRAPFAGLIGERYVDRGSYVSPGQTVFRVVDDGDLYISVRIPERDAARVATDTPVTIRVGALGSAPLKGKILRIAPALDPATRSLRVDVVLNEEHPGIRPGMYARVSLELGRAEDALTLMSQAILRQVDGAPYVWKVVDGAAQRQEVVLGLVGRERTQIIEGLQAGTPVVLRGHEKLKDGVEVRDISVGGGAGEEASP from the coding sequence GTGAGACGTGGTTCGGCGAGTTGTCGGCCGGATAAAGAAGAAGGCGACCAGATGGTGCAGACAAGGGTGAAGGTGGGCGCGGTGTTGTTGGCCGGGCTCCTGATGATCGGCGGGTGCAGCTCCGAGGAGGCGTCGGGGGGCCCGAAGGGGCCGAAGGGCCCGAAAATGGGCGGCAACGTGACCCGCGTCTCGGTGGAGACGGTCCCGGTGGCGCAGGGTGAGTTTGCCGTGCAGGGCGACTTTGCCGGGGAGTTCCAGTCGGAGGGGATGGCGGAGCTCTCGGCCGAGGTGGCCGGACGGGTGACCACGCTCAACGTCAACATCGGCGACGCGGTGGAAGAGGGGCAGGTGCTGGCCGAGGTCGACGCCACGCCGACCCGCCAGCGGGTGCGGGAGCTGGGGGCCTCGGTGCAGATGTCGCGGGCCAGCTTAGAGGAGGCCCGTGTCAACCTGGCCAACCTGCGCCGGGATCTGGAGCGGAAGGAGCCCCTGCTCAGCCGGCAGATGATCACCGAGCGCGAGGTCGAGGAGCTGCGCAGCCAGGTCAGCGCCGCCGAGCAGCGGGTGGCGGTGGCCGAGGCGACCATCGCCCAGAACCAGGCGCGCCAGGCCTCGGCGCGCGAGGACCTGAGCAACACCAAGATTCGTGCGCCCTTTGCCGGGCTCATTGGCGAGCGCTACGTCGACCGCGGCAGCTACGTGAGCCCGGGGCAGACGGTGTTCCGGGTGGTGGATGACGGGGATCTCTACATCAGCGTGCGCATCCCCGAGCGGGACGCGGCGCGGGTGGCCACCGACACCCCGGTGACGATTCGGGTGGGGGCGCTGGGAAGCGCGCCGCTCAAGGGCAAGATCCTCCGCATCGCGCCGGCGCTCGACCCGGCCACGCGCAGCCTGCGGGTCGATGTGGTGCTGAATGAGGAGCATCCGGGGATTCGCCCCGGGATGTACGCCCGGGTGAGCCTGGAGCTGGGGCGCGCCGAGGACGCGCTGACGCTGATGAGCCAGGCGATTTTGCGCCAGGTCGACGGCGCGCCCTACGTCTGGAAGGTGGTCGATGGCGCCGCCCAGCGCCAGGAGGTGGTGCTGGGGTTGGTGGGCCGGGAGCGCACCCAGATCATCGAGGGGCTCCAGGCGGGCACCCCGGTGGTGTTGCGCGGCCATGAGAAGCTCAAAGATGGCGTGGAGGTGCGCGACATCAGCGTGGGCGGTGGCGCCGGCGAAGAGGCTTCTCCTTAA
- a CDS encoding TolC family protein codes for MSEVESMVLKQRKTRPCRRPVPVPVSGVILGLGVMLGLFWSATAVAAESLSLEEVLGELETRSESWAITELQVEQSRASRRVALGALLPQLSATGTVTRQGGGEVQVGGQTVRPQWEWGTNLSASLTVFNAPQFLDYRAADAQLEATRARSSWQRTLLRLEVEEAFYTLAAAQRDVAIAESAVELRRAYQERSQALVEAGLAVAVDVSRARQQVLQAEQTLLEAEQNLGNAADGLAYLLGREPDGALRVDVDAEAIAHEEVVVGAGEASAKVEASRGDFVSRRAAIEAAELGRSALWWGLVPSVRLTGGAQLSQATLFNPNGFNWTVGLGLSWLLYDGGARYARIDQSNARIAEEELSLQRDLRLANAEVRRARRDLSTAGAAIAVALEQVEVARETYEYTAARFESGLATSLEVTDASQQLLSAELQLNQARLQARLSEVRYRYLEARPE; via the coding sequence ATGAGCGAAGTAGAGTCTATGGTGTTGAAGCAGAGAAAGACGCGTCCGTGCCGGCGCCCGGTGCCGGTGCCGGTGTCGGGGGTGATCCTGGGGCTGGGCGTGATGCTGGGGTTGTTCTGGAGCGCGACCGCGGTGGCCGCGGAGTCGCTGAGCCTGGAAGAGGTGCTCGGCGAGTTGGAGACGCGCAGCGAGAGCTGGGCGATCACCGAGCTGCAGGTCGAGCAGAGCCGCGCCAGCCGTCGGGTGGCGCTGGGGGCGCTTCTGCCCCAGCTCAGCGCCACGGGCACGGTGACCCGTCAGGGCGGCGGAGAGGTGCAGGTGGGCGGCCAGACGGTGCGCCCGCAGTGGGAGTGGGGCACCAACCTGAGCGCGTCGCTGACGGTGTTTAACGCGCCGCAATTCCTGGACTACCGGGCGGCCGACGCCCAGCTGGAGGCCACCCGGGCCCGCAGCTCCTGGCAGCGCACGCTCTTGCGCCTGGAGGTCGAGGAGGCTTTTTACACGCTGGCGGCCGCCCAGCGCGATGTGGCCATCGCCGAGTCGGCGGTGGAGCTGCGCCGCGCGTATCAGGAGCGCTCCCAGGCGCTGGTGGAGGCCGGGCTGGCCGTGGCCGTCGATGTGAGTCGGGCGCGCCAGCAGGTGCTCCAGGCCGAGCAGACCCTGCTGGAAGCCGAGCAGAACCTGGGCAACGCCGCCGACGGGCTGGCTTACCTGCTGGGCCGCGAGCCCGACGGGGCGTTGCGGGTCGATGTGGACGCCGAGGCCATCGCGCACGAAGAGGTGGTGGTCGGGGCCGGGGAGGCCTCGGCGAAGGTGGAGGCGTCGCGGGGCGATTTTGTCTCGCGCCGCGCGGCGATCGAGGCCGCTGAGCTGGGGCGGAGCGCGTTGTGGTGGGGGCTGGTGCCCTCGGTGCGCCTGACCGGCGGGGCGCAGCTCTCGCAGGCGACGCTTTTTAACCCCAACGGGTTCAACTGGACGGTGGGGCTGGGGCTGAGCTGGCTGCTCTACGACGGTGGTGCGCGCTACGCGCGCATCGACCAGTCCAACGCGCGCATCGCCGAGGAGGAACTCTCCCTGCAACGCGACCTGCGATTGGCCAACGCCGAGGTGCGCCGCGCTCGCCGCGATCTGAGCACGGCCGGCGCGGCGATCGCGGTGGCGCTGGAGCAGGTGGAGGTGGCCCGGGAAACCTACGAGTACACCGCGGCGCGCTTTGAGTCGGGGCTGGCCACCAGCCTGGAGGTCACCGACGCCTCGCAGCAGCTTTTAAGCGCCGAACTCCAGCTCAATCAGGCGCGCCTGCAGGCGCGTCTCTCCGAGGTGCGCTACCGCTACCTGGAGGCGCGCCCGGAGTGA
- a CDS encoding enoyl-CoA hydratase, with protein MIETLQVTKDQGILEIAFNRPERKNALTLAMYDEAARALSEANDDKDVRCVVLRGLGGHFSSGNDLRDFMSDPPVNEDSPVFRFLLALRRSFHPVIAAVEGYAIGIGTTMLLHCDLVYAHKDTRFRLPFVELGLVPEAGSSLLLSQMAGHRLAAELLYLGDFFDVEMASRCGIINEVVEDDVSARALQVAGTLAQKSPQALRLTKSLLRRGDEAQVLEAMRAEAAIFAARLSSPDFAQAVAKFMGK; from the coding sequence ATGATTGAGACTCTTCAGGTCACCAAAGACCAGGGCATTCTGGAGATTGCCTTCAACCGACCCGAGCGTAAAAACGCCCTGACGCTGGCCATGTACGACGAGGCCGCGCGGGCGCTGAGCGAGGCCAACGACGATAAGGACGTGCGCTGCGTGGTGTTACGCGGGCTGGGAGGGCATTTCTCCAGCGGCAACGATCTTCGGGACTTCATGAGCGATCCGCCGGTCAATGAGGATAGCCCGGTGTTTCGTTTTTTGCTCGCGCTGCGTCGCTCCTTCCATCCGGTGATCGCCGCGGTAGAGGGCTATGCCATCGGGATCGGGACGACGATGCTGCTGCATTGTGACCTGGTCTACGCGCATAAAGACACGCGTTTCCGGCTGCCCTTTGTGGAGCTGGGCCTGGTGCCGGAGGCCGGCTCCAGCCTGCTTCTCTCCCAGATGGCCGGGCATCGCCTGGCGGCGGAACTCCTCTATCTGGGCGACTTCTTTGACGTGGAGATGGCGTCGCGCTGCGGGATCATCAACGAGGTGGTCGAGGACGATGTGAGCGCGCGGGCCCTCCAGGTGGCCGGGACGCTGGCTCAGAAGTCGCCGCAGGCGCTGCGCCTGACCAAGTCGCTTTTGCGTCGGGGGGATGAGGCCCAGGTGTTGGAGGCGATGCGTGCCGAGGCGGCGATCTTTGCCGCGCGTCTGAGCTCGCCGGATTTCGCCCAGGCGGTGGCGAAGTTCATGGGTAAGTGA
- a CDS encoding acyl-CoA thioesterase: protein MNLSHPFCTTLSVRGYELDVFGHVNNAVYLNYFEHCRWEAFRQLGGDVQEGGAQMVVRKLTVEYLAAAYLFDELEVSLWVERLGTTSATFGQAIKRRADGVSLATAEVVVVTIDAQGRPTGLPTWIREQVEA from the coding sequence GTGAACCTTTCGCACCCTTTTTGCACAACGCTGAGCGTTCGAGGCTACGAGCTCGACGTCTTCGGTCATGTCAACAACGCTGTCTACCTCAATTATTTTGAGCATTGCCGCTGGGAGGCGTTCCGCCAGCTCGGAGGTGATGTGCAGGAGGGCGGCGCGCAGATGGTGGTGCGCAAGTTGACGGTGGAGTACCTGGCCGCGGCCTACCTCTTTGATGAGCTGGAGGTATCGCTGTGGGTGGAGAGGCTGGGCACGACCAGCGCGACCTTCGGTCAGGCGATCAAGCGCCGGGCCGATGGTGTGAGCCTGGCAACAGCGGAGGTGGTCGTGGTGACCATCGACGCTCAGGGCCGACCGACCGGCTTGCCGACATGGATCCGGGAACAAGTCGAAGCCTGA
- the htpG gene encoding molecular chaperone HtpG — MSSQKETRAFEAEVSQVLRLMIHAMYSNKEVFLRELVSNASDAIDKLRFEALADPELRAEQGEAAIALSVDREARTLTIADTGIGMSRQEVTESIGTIARSGTREFLERLSGDQQADAQLIGQFGVGFYSAFIVAERVVLTTRRAGERDAVRWESTGDGEYTLEAAEKAQAGTEIVLHLREDEDEFLEPMRLETVVRRYSDHISFPIYLVEEASEEGQEPTRRQLNEASALWTRSASEISAEDYTEFYRHVARAFDEPLAHVHTTIEGRLKFTLLLYVPSARPFDFAMAGQERQGGVKLYVKRVFIMDEAEMFLPRYLRFVRGVVDSDDLPLNVSRELLQDNRVVRTMRQTAIKKVLERLETLSQDAEAYGTFWNAFGPILKEGVIEEPERKEQIAALLRFASTSPATEDAPEAQQVRLADYIERMRPGQEAIYYITADSYASALASPHLEIFKARGVEVLVLTDAVDEWLVNHLSEFQGKALRSVTRGALDLESLGKDAEAAEEESAVEDAAEEAEAASEAERAPWLGAVEELLGEQVREVRLSQRLTDSPSCLVREEWEIGERMRRILEQAGESVPASAPILELNEKHPLVARLAREESGERRTRLAELLLDQARLGEGGQLQAPALFVRRLNELLVELMDEA; from the coding sequence ATGAGCTCACAAAAAGAGACGCGCGCGTTTGAGGCGGAAGTCAGCCAGGTCCTCCGGCTGATGATTCACGCGATGTACTCCAATAAAGAGGTGTTTTTGCGGGAGCTGGTCTCCAACGCCTCCGACGCCATCGACAAGCTGCGCTTTGAGGCGCTGGCCGATCCCGAGCTGCGCGCCGAGCAGGGGGAGGCGGCGATCGCGCTCTCGGTGGACCGGGAGGCTCGCACCCTGACGATCGCCGACACCGGCATCGGGATGAGTCGCCAGGAGGTGACCGAGAGCATCGGGACCATCGCCCGCAGTGGCACCCGGGAGTTTCTGGAGCGCTTAAGCGGAGACCAGCAGGCCGACGCTCAGCTCATCGGTCAATTCGGGGTGGGATTCTACTCGGCGTTCATCGTGGCCGAGCGCGTGGTGCTGACCACCCGGCGCGCTGGCGAGCGCGATGCGGTGCGCTGGGAGTCGACCGGCGACGGGGAGTACACCCTGGAGGCCGCCGAGAAAGCGCAGGCGGGCACCGAGATTGTGCTGCACCTGCGCGAGGACGAAGACGAGTTTTTGGAGCCGATGCGCCTGGAGACCGTTGTGCGTCGCTACTCCGACCACATCTCCTTTCCGATCTATCTGGTGGAGGAGGCCTCCGAGGAGGGCCAGGAGCCGACGCGCCGGCAGCTCAACGAGGCCTCGGCGTTGTGGACGCGTTCTGCCAGTGAGATCAGCGCGGAGGATTATACCGAGTTTTACCGGCATGTGGCCCGGGCCTTTGACGAGCCGCTGGCGCATGTTCACACCACGATTGAGGGGCGGCTGAAGTTTACGCTGCTCCTTTATGTGCCCTCGGCGCGCCCCTTTGATTTTGCGATGGCCGGTCAGGAGCGCCAGGGCGGGGTGAAGCTCTACGTCAAACGGGTCTTCATCATGGATGAAGCCGAGATGTTCTTGCCGCGTTACCTGCGTTTTGTGCGCGGGGTGGTCGACAGCGACGATCTGCCGCTGAACGTCTCCCGGGAACTGCTGCAGGATAATCGCGTGGTGCGCACAATGCGCCAGACCGCGATCAAGAAGGTGCTGGAGCGTCTGGAGACGTTGAGCCAGGACGCCGAGGCCTACGGGACCTTCTGGAATGCCTTTGGTCCGATTCTCAAAGAAGGGGTGATCGAGGAGCCCGAGCGCAAAGAGCAGATCGCTGCGCTGCTGCGCTTTGCCTCGACCTCGCCGGCGACAGAGGATGCGCCGGAGGCGCAGCAGGTGCGCCTGGCGGATTATATCGAGCGGATGCGCCCGGGGCAGGAGGCCATCTATTACATCACCGCCGATAGCTACGCCTCGGCGCTGGCGAGCCCGCACCTGGAGATCTTTAAGGCCCGCGGCGTGGAGGTGCTGGTGTTAACCGACGCGGTGGACGAGTGGCTGGTCAACCACCTGAGTGAGTTCCAGGGCAAGGCGCTGCGCTCGGTGACCCGGGGGGCGCTGGATTTGGAGTCGCTGGGCAAAGACGCCGAGGCCGCCGAGGAGGAGAGTGCGGTCGAGGACGCAGCCGAGGAGGCCGAGGCGGCAAGCGAGGCGGAGCGCGCGCCCTGGCTGGGGGCGGTCGAGGAGCTCCTTGGCGAGCAGGTGCGGGAGGTGCGGCTTTCGCAGCGGCTGACCGATTCGCCCTCGTGTCTGGTGCGCGAGGAGTGGGAGATTGGCGAGCGGATGCGCCGCATTCTGGAGCAGGCCGGCGAGTCGGTGCCGGCGAGCGCGCCGATCCTGGAGCTGAATGAAAAGCACCCGCTGGTGGCGCGTCTGGCGCGGGAGGAGTCCGGGGAGCGGCGCACGCGTTTGGCCGAGCTGCTCCTGGATCAGGCGCGGCTGGGAGAGGGCGGACAGCTCCAGGCGCCGGCGCTCTTTGTGCGTCGCCTCAATGAGCTGCTCGTCGAGTTGATGGACGAAGCCTGA
- a CDS encoding YceI family protein translates to MNTKSWMILLVAALTLAVACKSEIDGKAAAEVAEPTTEEAAPAAEETAKEEQAELRELPFNTEASKIEWVGAKVTGDHTGGFEKWEGVGHVRGEQTLEKVAFTVDTTSIVSDDERLTGHLKNEDFFAVEKYPTAKFESTKIEEGAEGDATHTVTGNMTMLEATKQITFPVTVKVEEGTMVVDSEFTIKRFDFGIEYKGKADDLIRDEVLMKLHMELPLSEPAVAAEPAEEGAAPAEGSEG, encoded by the coding sequence ATGAACACCAAGAGCTGGATGATTTTGCTGGTCGCCGCGTTGACCCTGGCGGTTGCCTGCAAGAGCGAGATTGACGGAAAAGCCGCCGCGGAAGTGGCTGAGCCGACCACCGAAGAAGCCGCCCCGGCGGCGGAAGAGACCGCTAAAGAAGAGCAGGCCGAGCTGCGCGAGCTGCCCTTCAACACCGAGGCTTCCAAGATCGAATGGGTGGGCGCCAAGGTGACCGGCGATCACACCGGTGGCTTTGAGAAGTGGGAAGGCGTGGGCCATGTCCGTGGCGAGCAGACCCTGGAGAAGGTGGCGTTCACCGTGGACACCACCTCGATCGTCTCGGACGACGAGCGCCTGACCGGTCACCTCAAGAACGAAGACTTCTTCGCGGTAGAGAAGTACCCGACGGCGAAGTTCGAATCGACCAAGATCGAAGAAGGCGCCGAGGGTGACGCCACCCATACCGTCACCGGCAACATGACCATGCTGGAAGCGACCAAGCAGATCACCTTCCCGGTGACCGTGAAGGTTGAGGAAGGCACGATGGTCGTGGACAGCGAATTCACCATCAAGCGCTTTGATTTCGGCATTGAGTACAAGGGCAAGGCCGATGACCTGATCCGCGACGAAGTGCTGATGAAGCTGCACATGGAGCTTCCGCTGAGCGAGCCGGCCGTAGCTGCTGAGCCGGCCGAAGAAGGCGCGGCGCCGGCCGAAGGCTCCGAGGGCTAA
- a CDS encoding DNA gyrase inhibitor YacG gives MSEKKPSPQCPICRAPVPALNINSAFPFCSPRCKSEDLGKWFGGEYQVPGRAASPEEIVEEVRRPRDDH, from the coding sequence ATGAGCGAGAAAAAGCCCTCCCCTCAATGCCCCATCTGCCGGGCGCCGGTCCCGGCGCTGAACATCAACAGCGCCTTCCCCTTCTGTTCACCACGCTGCAAGAGCGAAGATCTGGGCAAGTGGTTCGGCGGCGAGTACCAGGTACCGGGACGCGCCGCCTCGCCAGAGGAAATCGTCGAGGAGGTGCGGCGGCCCCGCGACGATCATTAA
- a CDS encoding bifunctional serine/threonine-protein kinase/formylglycine-generating enzyme family protein, producing MSDHDARQVSPRSSHETLTQAPAPTNPRVPALTSPFQRRASSCSATHIAPLRVGQPLGRYINMGMLGRGGSGEIYRVRDPRLNRRLVLKVIRPDRLDDPTALARFVDEAQLTSQLDHPGIVPVHELGQLDDGRIFFAMREVRGRTLSQVIAERHQEYAELPPQQRDWDRTFRSLISIFLRVCEPIAYAHSRGILHRDLKPSNIMVGDYGEVQVLDWGLAKVCGHEPDHAQEFAQAPVTTDRHRDASFETHEGSIVGTPAFMSPEQARGEHDRLGPASDVYSLGAILFNVLDGHSPFEGTNASAIILQVMNGVDRTPGTALGAPTELIDLCLRAMSPEAEHRPADAAELARVISDWRDGANRRQQALHLVAQADELLPRHHAIGQRADELRREARQRLDQLRPTAPVEEKRAAWELEEEAYFLDRQGGAVRAQAIRHLESALAHVPELAEAHDRLAGIYQRDHARAELERDLARATSMEVFIRAHNTGRFDDYLTGHGQLNIWTDPPGARVEIFRYVQKDRRLIPGLKRFLGFTPLVDVELAMGSYLITLNAAGRQQVRYPVVIERQGRWTGQAPGATRPRQIELPFTDELHDDEIYVPPGYFWQGGDPLVATSPPRKARWVEGFVIRRHPVTHAQYLDFLNALVEKNLDHEAEARRPRGSLQSDTSDGVPLYELAPHGGYCLHRHQPDDVARWPVTHISWNDARAFAAWEAARTRQPWRLPTEAEWEKAARGVDGRFYPWGDYLDPTWCKMLHSPERTPAPIDAFPDDTSPYGLRGAAGNVRDWCADILAEGEPGEGDPGARAYRGGSWFSSAENCRLASREVRPPDATSVGTGFRLARDFGRSKRS from the coding sequence ATGTCCGATCATGACGCACGTCAGGTTTCGCCGCGATCTAGCCATGAAACGCTGACCCAGGCCCCCGCCCCCACCAACCCTCGGGTGCCCGCGCTGACCTCTCCTTTTCAGCGCCGGGCCTCATCCTGCTCGGCCACCCACATCGCTCCGCTGCGCGTGGGGCAACCCCTGGGGCGCTACATCAATATGGGCATGCTCGGCCGCGGCGGCAGTGGCGAGATCTACCGGGTGCGCGACCCCCGCCTCAACCGCCGGCTGGTGCTCAAGGTCATCCGGCCCGACCGCCTCGACGACCCCACCGCCCTGGCACGCTTTGTCGATGAGGCCCAACTCACCTCCCAGCTCGATCACCCGGGCATCGTCCCGGTGCATGAACTCGGGCAGCTCGACGACGGCCGCATCTTCTTTGCCATGCGTGAGGTCCGCGGCCGCACCCTCTCGCAGGTCATCGCCGAGCGTCATCAGGAGTACGCCGAACTCCCCCCCCAGCAACGCGACTGGGACCGGACCTTTCGCTCCCTGATCAGCATCTTTTTGCGCGTCTGCGAGCCCATCGCCTACGCGCACTCCCGGGGCATCCTGCACCGCGACTTAAAACCCTCCAACATCATGGTCGGAGACTATGGCGAGGTGCAGGTGCTGGACTGGGGCCTGGCCAAGGTATGCGGACACGAGCCCGACCACGCCCAGGAGTTTGCCCAAGCCCCGGTCACCACCGATCGCCACCGCGACGCCAGCTTCGAGACCCATGAGGGCAGCATCGTGGGGACCCCGGCCTTCATGTCGCCGGAGCAGGCCCGCGGCGAACACGACCGTCTGGGACCGGCCAGCGACGTCTACTCCCTGGGCGCGATCCTGTTTAACGTCCTCGACGGCCATTCCCCCTTTGAGGGCACCAACGCCTCGGCGATCATCCTCCAGGTCATGAATGGCGTGGATCGCACCCCGGGCACCGCGCTCGGCGCCCCCACCGAGCTCATCGACCTCTGCCTGCGCGCGATGTCTCCCGAGGCCGAGCACCGCCCGGCCGACGCCGCCGAGCTGGCCCGGGTCATCAGCGACTGGCGCGACGGCGCCAACCGCCGCCAGCAGGCCCTGCACCTGGTAGCCCAGGCCGACGAGCTCCTGCCACGCCACCACGCCATCGGCCAACGCGCCGATGAACTGCGCCGGGAGGCCCGCCAGCGCCTCGACCAACTCCGCCCCACCGCCCCGGTCGAAGAAAAACGTGCCGCCTGGGAACTCGAAGAAGAAGCCTACTTTCTAGATCGGCAGGGCGGCGCGGTGCGCGCCCAGGCCATCCGCCACCTGGAATCGGCCCTGGCCCACGTCCCGGAGCTGGCCGAAGCCCACGATCGCCTGGCCGGCATCTACCAGCGCGACCACGCCCGCGCCGAACTCGAGCGCGACCTGGCCCGCGCCACCTCCATGGAAGTCTTCATCCGCGCCCACAACACCGGGCGCTTCGACGACTACCTCACCGGCCACGGACAGCTTAACATCTGGACCGACCCGCCCGGCGCCCGCGTGGAGATCTTCCGCTACGTACAAAAAGATCGCCGCCTGATCCCCGGACTCAAACGCTTTTTGGGGTTCACTCCCCTGGTCGATGTGGAGCTGGCCATGGGCAGCTACCTCATCACACTCAACGCCGCCGGGCGCCAGCAGGTGCGCTACCCGGTGGTCATCGAGCGCCAGGGCCGATGGACCGGCCAGGCCCCCGGCGCCACGCGTCCTCGCCAGATCGAGCTTCCCTTCACCGACGAACTCCACGACGACGAAATCTACGTCCCGCCCGGCTACTTCTGGCAGGGAGGCGACCCGCTGGTAGCCACCAGCCCTCCCCGCAAAGCCCGCTGGGTCGAGGGCTTTGTGATTCGACGCCACCCGGTCACCCACGCACAATACCTGGACTTCCTCAACGCCCTGGTCGAAAAAAATCTGGACCACGAAGCCGAAGCCCGGCGCCCGCGCGGCTCCCTGCAGAGCGACACCTCCGATGGTGTGCCCCTCTACGAACTGGCGCCCCACGGGGGCTACTGCCTCCACCGCCACCAACCCGACGACGTCGCCCGCTGGCCGGTCACCCACATCAGCTGGAACGACGCCCGGGCCTTTGCCGCCTGGGAGGCCGCCCGCACCCGCCAGCCCTGGCGCCTGCCCACCGAAGCCGAGTGGGAGAAGGCCGCCCGGGGCGTCGATGGGCGCTTCTACCCCTGGGGTGACTACCTGGACCCGACCTGGTGCAAGATGCTCCATTCCCCCGAGCGAACTCCGGCCCCGATCGACGCCTTCCCAGACGATACCAGCCCCTACGGATTGCGCGGGGCCGCCGGCAATGTCCGCGACTGGTGCGCGGACATCCTCGCCGAGGGCGAACCCGGTGAGGGCGATCCCGGCGCCCGCGCCTACCGCGGCGGCTCCTGGTTCTCCAGCGCCGAGAACTGCCGGCTGGCCTCCCGCGAGGTGCGCCCTCCCGACGCGACCTCGGTGGGCACCGGATTTCGACTCGCCCGCGACTTCGGACGCTCCAAACGCAGCTGA